Proteins from one Ahaetulla prasina isolate Xishuangbanna chromosome 2, ASM2864084v1, whole genome shotgun sequence genomic window:
- the PGLS gene encoding 6-phosphogluconolactonase, whose amino-acid sequence MPGSSVPRRGPAAAASPPPQISVFPSPQELGSALAQLVAQREAQSGPGGRFSLGLSGGSLVRILAQELPAAAACPARWLLAFVDERRVPLNDPESNFGAYKTYLLSKIAIPDDQIVVINPSLPVEEAAADYAEKLKKAFQGEDMPVFDLLILGVGPDGHTCSLFPDHPLLQEREKIVAAISDSPKPPSERITLTFPVLNAARSVVFVATGDNKAAVIKRILEGNEENPLPAALVQPHTGKLYWFLDEPAAKELTIPFEKHSIL is encoded by the exons ATGCCCGGCTCTTCGGTGCCACGGCGCGGTCCAGCCGCTGCAGCGTCTCCGCCTCCCCAAATCTCGGTCTTCCCTTCGCCGCAAGAGCTGGGCTCGGCGCTGGCCCAGCTGGTAGCGCAGCGGGAAGCTCAATCCGGGCCCGGTGGGCGCTTCTCCCTGGGCCTGTCAGGTGGAAGCCTAGTGCGGATCTTGGCTCAGGAGCTGCCCGCGGCCGCTGCCTGCCCTGCCCGGTGGCTCCTGGCTTTCGTGGACGAGCGGCGGGTCCCGCTGAACGACCCCGAGAGCAACTTCGGTGCCTACAAG ACATACCTCCTTTCTAAAATTGCTATACCTGATGACCAAATAGTTGTTATCAATCCTTCGCTACCAGTAGAAGAGGCAGCGGCAGATTATGCTGAAAAGCTGAAAAAG GCCTTCCAGGGTGAAGATATGCCTGTATTTGACCTTTTGATTTTAGGAGTAGGACCAGATGGACATACCTGCTCTCTTTTTCCAGATCATCCCCTACTACAG GAGCGGGAGAAGATTGTGGCTGCCATTAGCGATTCCCCAAAGCCTCCCTCAGAGCGGATCACACTGACTTTCCCTGTGCTGAATGCAGCGAGGAGTGTGGTGTTCGTTGCCACAGGGGACAACAAGGCTGCAGTGATAAAG cgtaTTTTGGAAGGCAACGAGGAAAACCCACTGCCGGCTGCCCTTGTCCAGCCACATACTGGGAAGCTTTACTGGTTCCTGGATGAGCCAGCTGCGAAGGAGTTGACCATTCCCTTTGAGAAGCATTCCATCttgtag